Proteins encoded together in one Synechococcus sp. A15-62 window:
- the psaA gene encoding photosystem I core protein PsaA, which produces MTISPPERGSDAKSQVEKVDNPATFELFGKPGHFDRALAKGPKTTTWVWNLHANAHDFDAHTSDLQEVSRRIFSAHFGHLAVIFIWLSGAFFHGARFSNYSGWLADPTHVKPSAQQVWAVFGQEVLNGDMGAGFQGIQITSGLFQMWRAWGITSETQLMALAIGALVMAGLMLNAGVFHYHKAAPKLEWFQNVESMLNHHLAGLLGLGSLSWAGHVIHVSAPVTKLMDAIDAGQPLVLNGKTIASAADIPLPHEFFNQDLLAQLYPGFSAGVGAFFSGNWAAYSDFLTFKGGLNPVTGSLWMTDIAHHHVAIAVMFIVAGHMYRTNWGIGHSIKEIHEGQKGDPLLFPATNGHDGLYDFMTNSWHAQLAVNLAIGGSVSIIVAQHMYAMPPYPYQAIDYPTQIGLFTHHIWIGGFLIVGAGAHAAIAMVRDYDPAKHIDNVLDRVLKARDAIISHLNWVCIWLGAHSFGLYIHNDTMRALGRPQDMFSDSAISIQPIFAQWIQNVHAAAAGSTAPNALAGVSEVFNGSVVAVGGKVAAAPMPLGTADFMVHHIHAFTIHVTVLILLKGVLYARSSRLIPDKANLGFRFSCDGPGRGGTCQVSAWDHVFLGLFWMYNSLSIVIFHFSWKMQSDIWGTVNADGSVAHITNGNFAQSAITINGWLRDYLWAQAVQVINSYGSNTAAYGIMFLGAHFVFAFSLMFLFSGRGYWQELIESIVWAHNKLKVAPAIQPRALSIIQGRAVGVAHYLLGGIATTWAFFHAHILVVG; this is translated from the coding sequence ATGACCATCAGCCCACCTGAGCGTGGGAGTGACGCGAAAAGCCAGGTCGAGAAGGTTGACAATCCAGCAACCTTCGAGCTGTTCGGTAAGCCCGGACACTTCGACCGCGCTCTCGCGAAAGGTCCCAAAACCACCACCTGGGTTTGGAACCTTCACGCCAACGCTCACGACTTCGACGCTCACACGAGCGACCTTCAAGAGGTCTCTCGGCGGATCTTCTCCGCCCATTTCGGCCACCTGGCCGTCATCTTCATCTGGCTCAGCGGTGCCTTCTTCCATGGCGCCCGCTTCTCCAACTATTCCGGTTGGCTTGCTGATCCCACCCATGTGAAGCCAAGCGCCCAGCAGGTCTGGGCCGTCTTCGGCCAAGAAGTCCTCAACGGCGACATGGGTGCCGGTTTCCAAGGCATCCAAATCACCTCAGGCCTCTTCCAGATGTGGCGGGCCTGGGGCATCACCAGTGAAACCCAGCTCATGGCTCTGGCCATCGGTGCCCTGGTGATGGCCGGCCTCATGCTCAACGCCGGTGTTTTCCACTACCACAAGGCTGCGCCGAAGCTGGAGTGGTTCCAGAACGTTGAGTCGATGCTGAACCACCACCTGGCAGGTCTGCTGGGTCTCGGTTCACTGTCCTGGGCTGGTCACGTCATCCACGTGTCTGCTCCTGTCACCAAGTTGATGGATGCCATTGATGCCGGCCAACCGCTGGTGCTGAATGGCAAGACCATCGCTTCGGCTGCAGACATTCCGCTGCCCCACGAGTTCTTCAATCAGGACCTGCTGGCGCAGCTGTATCCCGGCTTCAGCGCTGGTGTCGGTGCCTTCTTCTCCGGCAACTGGGCTGCCTACAGCGATTTCCTCACCTTCAAGGGTGGTTTGAATCCTGTGACGGGAAGCCTCTGGATGACCGACATCGCCCACCACCATGTGGCGATTGCCGTGATGTTCATCGTTGCCGGTCACATGTACCGGACCAACTGGGGCATCGGTCACTCCATCAAGGAGATCCATGAAGGCCAGAAGGGTGATCCCCTGCTGTTCCCTGCCACCAACGGTCACGACGGTCTTTACGACTTCATGACCAATTCCTGGCATGCCCAGCTGGCGGTCAACCTCGCCATCGGCGGTTCGGTGAGCATCATCGTTGCTCAGCACATGTACGCGATGCCTCCGTATCCGTACCAAGCGATCGATTACCCCACCCAGATCGGGCTCTTCACCCATCACATCTGGATCGGCGGCTTCCTGATCGTTGGTGCCGGCGCTCACGCCGCCATCGCCATGGTTCGCGATTACGACCCCGCCAAGCACATCGACAACGTGCTGGATCGGGTGCTCAAGGCTCGCGACGCCATCATCAGCCACCTCAACTGGGTCTGCATCTGGCTCGGAGCCCACAGCTTCGGCCTGTATATCCACAACGACACCATGCGTGCCCTGGGTCGTCCCCAGGACATGTTCAGCGATTCGGCCATCTCCATTCAGCCGATCTTTGCTCAGTGGATTCAGAACGTGCATGCCGCAGCTGCCGGCAGCACGGCTCCCAACGCCCTCGCGGGTGTGAGTGAAGTGTTCAACGGTTCCGTTGTCGCCGTCGGCGGCAAGGTTGCCGCTGCTCCCATGCCGCTCGGCACCGCCGACTTCATGGTTCACCACATTCATGCCTTCACGATTCACGTGACGGTGCTGATCCTGCTGAAGGGTGTCCTGTACGCCCGTAGCTCCCGCCTCATCCCTGATAAGGCCAATCTGGGCTTCCGCTTCTCCTGCGACGGTCCTGGTCGTGGTGGCACCTGCCAGGTCTCCGCTTGGGACCACGTGTTCCTGGGCCTGTTCTGGATGTACAACTCCCTGTCAATCGTGATCTTCCACTTCTCTTGGAAGATGCAGAGCGACATCTGGGGAACGGTGAATGCCGACGGTTCCGTCGCGCACATCACCAACGGCAACTTTGCCCAAAGCGCCATCACCATCAATGGCTGGCTGCGTGACTATCTGTGGGCTCAGGCCGTTCAGGTGATCAACAGCTATGGCTCGAACACAGCCGCCTACGGAATCATGTTCCTCGGCGCCCACTTCGTGTTCGCCTTCAGCCTGATGTTCCTTTTCAGTGGCCGCGGCTACTGGCAGGAACTGATCGAGTCCATCGTCTGGGCTCACAACAAGCTGAAGGTGGCTCCCGCCATCCAGCCCCGTGCTCTTTCCATCATCCAAGGCCGTGCCGTGGGTGTTGCCCACTACCTCTTGGGCGGAATTGCGACCACGTGGGCCTTCTTCCACGCCCACATTCTTGTGGTCGGCTGA
- the psaB gene encoding photosystem I core protein PsaB, translated as MATKFPSFSQGLAQDPTTRRIWYGIATAHDFESHDGMTEERLYQKLFSTHFGHLAIIGLWVSGNLFHIAWQGNFEQWVADPLHVRPIAHAIWDPHFGQGAIDAFTQAGASSPVNIAYSGLYHWFYTIGMKTNAELYQGSIFMMILSAWALFAGWLHLQPKFRPSLAWFKNAESRLNHHLAVLFGFSSIAWTGHLVHVAIPEARGQHVGWDNFLNVLPHPAGLGPFFTGNWGVYAENPDSLNQVFGSSEGAGTAILTFLGGFHPQTEALWLTDIAHHHLAIGCLFVIAGHMYRTNFGIGHSIKEILETHNPPKGTPGDLGAGHKGLYDTINNSLHFQLGLALASLGVVTSLVAQHMYSMPSYAFIAKDYTTQAALYTHHQYIAIALMCGAFAHGAIFFIRDYDPEANKDNVLARMLEHKEAIISHLSWVSLFLGFHTLGLYVHNDVVVAFGTPEKQILVEPVFAQFVQAASGKAMYGMDVLLSNASSSASLAAQNIPGEHYWLDAINGNTDVFLPIGPGDFLVHHAIALGLHTTTLILVKGALDARGSKLMPDKKDFGYSFPCDGPGRGGTCDISAWDAFYLAVFWALNTVGWLTFYWHWKHLAIWSGNVAQFNESSTYLMGWFRDYLWLNSSQLINGYNPFGSNNLAVWAWMFLFGHLVWATGFMFLISWRGYWQELIETIVWAHQRSPIANMMGYRDKPVALSIVQARVVGLAHFTVGYVLTYAAFLIASTSGKFG; from the coding sequence ATGGCAACGAAATTCCCTTCGTTCAGCCAGGGTCTGGCCCAGGACCCGACAACCCGCCGTATTTGGTACGGGATCGCCACGGCTCACGACTTCGAGAGCCATGACGGAATGACGGAGGAGCGCCTCTATCAGAAGCTCTTCTCCACCCATTTCGGTCATCTCGCGATCATCGGCCTGTGGGTTTCGGGAAACCTGTTCCACATCGCCTGGCAGGGCAACTTCGAGCAGTGGGTCGCCGACCCCCTGCACGTGCGCCCCATCGCTCACGCAATCTGGGATCCCCACTTCGGTCAAGGCGCCATTGACGCCTTCACCCAAGCGGGCGCTTCCTCCCCGGTGAACATCGCCTACTCAGGCCTTTATCACTGGTTCTACACAATCGGCATGAAGACAAATGCCGAGCTGTATCAGGGTTCCATCTTCATGATGATCCTGTCGGCTTGGGCCCTCTTCGCCGGCTGGTTGCACCTGCAGCCCAAGTTCCGTCCTTCCCTGGCCTGGTTCAAAAACGCTGAATCGCGTCTGAACCACCACCTTGCTGTCCTCTTCGGCTTCAGCTCCATCGCCTGGACCGGTCACCTGGTTCACGTTGCGATCCCCGAAGCCCGCGGTCAGCACGTTGGTTGGGACAACTTCCTCAACGTTCTGCCTCACCCCGCTGGTCTTGGACCCTTCTTCACCGGCAACTGGGGTGTGTACGCCGAAAACCCCGATTCTCTGAATCAGGTCTTCGGTAGCTCCGAAGGTGCCGGCACCGCCATCCTCACCTTCCTTGGTGGCTTCCACCCTCAGACAGAAGCTCTCTGGCTGACGGACATCGCCCACCACCACCTGGCCATCGGTTGCCTCTTCGTGATCGCCGGCCACATGTACCGGACCAACTTCGGTATCGGTCACTCCATCAAGGAGATCCTCGAAACCCACAACCCCCCGAAGGGCACCCCCGGTGACCTCGGTGCTGGCCACAAGGGTCTCTACGACACCATCAACAACAGCCTGCACTTCCAGCTGGGTCTGGCTCTCGCCTCTCTTGGCGTGGTCACCAGCCTCGTTGCGCAGCACATGTACTCGATGCCGTCGTATGCCTTCATCGCGAAGGACTACACGACTCAGGCAGCCCTGTACACCCACCACCAGTACATCGCCATCGCGCTGATGTGTGGTGCCTTCGCCCACGGTGCGATCTTCTTCATCCGTGACTACGACCCCGAAGCCAACAAGGACAACGTCCTGGCCCGGATGCTCGAGCACAAGGAAGCGATCATCAGCCACCTGAGCTGGGTCTCGCTGTTCCTCGGTTTCCACACCCTCGGCCTCTACGTCCACAACGATGTGGTCGTTGCCTTCGGTACACCTGAGAAGCAGATCCTGGTTGAGCCCGTGTTCGCCCAGTTCGTTCAGGCCGCCTCTGGTAAGGCCATGTACGGAATGGACGTGCTGCTCTCCAACGCCTCCAGCTCCGCCAGCCTTGCTGCCCAGAACATTCCTGGTGAGCACTACTGGCTGGACGCGATCAATGGCAACACCGATGTGTTCCTGCCCATCGGCCCTGGTGACTTCCTGGTTCACCACGCCATTGCCTTGGGTCTGCACACCACCACCCTGATCCTTGTGAAGGGTGCCCTGGATGCCCGCGGCTCCAAGCTGATGCCCGACAAGAAGGACTTCGGCTACTCCTTCCCCTGCGACGGCCCCGGCCGTGGCGGCACCTGCGACATCTCTGCCTGGGACGCCTTCTACCTGGCTGTCTTCTGGGCTCTGAACACCGTGGGTTGGCTGACCTTCTACTGGCACTGGAAGCACCTGGCCATCTGGTCCGGCAACGTGGCCCAGTTCAACGAATCCAGCACTTACCTGATGGGCTGGTTCCGCGACTATCTGTGGCTCAACTCCTCCCAGTTGATCAACGGCTACAACCCGTTCGGAAGCAACAACCTCGCCGTCTGGGCTTGGATGTTCCTCTTCGGACACCTGGTTTGGGCCACCGGCTTCATGTTCCTGATCTCCTGGCGGGGTTACTGGCAGGAACTGATCGAGACCATCGTCTGGGCTCACCAGCGCAGCCCCATCGCCAACATGATGGGTTACCGCGACAAGCCCGTGGCACTGTCCATCGTTCAGGCCCGTGTTGTCGGCTTGGCTCACTTCACGGTTGGCTATGTCTTGACGTACGCCGCCTTCCTGATTGCCTCGACTTCAGGGAAATTCGGTTAA
- a CDS encoding DUF3598 family protein — protein sequence MVSGLNVGEWEHLQRNVGEWRGWFDSLDRTLQRTKRQPSLLRLEPAPAGVPLNLTLLLWPEEAGSSSPHQPPAGEPEKRIVQSFTRLDPDMGVFGTGSFSRGTLHRCTWAKLYAEFGFLHHQRRHRLVLLWDGAGQLDRIVLIREFLAGSPALECPPLEADQLIGDWRCDLPSPGDNICFAASDLDRWIFLPDGGAFLAPAQIDPHQPFSIEALWLSSAARLERISRRYSEHGALTSVNHQLLTR from the coding sequence ATGGTGAGCGGGCTGAACGTGGGCGAATGGGAGCACCTGCAGCGGAACGTTGGTGAGTGGCGCGGCTGGTTCGACAGCCTGGACAGGACGCTTCAACGCACCAAGCGTCAGCCCTCCCTGCTCAGGCTCGAACCGGCACCCGCCGGCGTGCCACTGAATCTGACCCTGCTGCTCTGGCCTGAGGAAGCGGGATCGAGTTCTCCCCATCAACCGCCTGCAGGTGAGCCAGAAAAGCGGATCGTTCAAAGCTTCACGCGGTTGGATCCCGACATGGGGGTCTTCGGCACCGGCAGTTTTTCAAGGGGGACGCTGCACCGGTGCACCTGGGCCAAGCTCTACGCCGAGTTTGGGTTCCTGCATCACCAACGCCGTCACCGCCTGGTGCTGCTGTGGGATGGTGCGGGGCAATTGGATCGGATCGTTCTGATCCGTGAGTTTCTCGCCGGAAGTCCAGCGCTGGAATGTCCACCCCTGGAGGCAGATCAGCTGATCGGTGACTGGCGTTGCGACCTCCCTTCGCCAGGGGACAACATCTGTTTTGCCGCAAGCGATCTTGATCGCTGGATCTTTTTGCCGGATGGAGGAGCCTTTCTGGCGCCTGCCCAGATTGATCCCCACCAGCCCTTCAGCATCGAAGCGCTTTGGCTCTCGAGTGCAGCGCGCCTCGAGCGAATTTCACGTCGCTATTCAGAACACGGTGCCCTGACGTCGGTGAACCACCAACTGCTCACCCGTTGA
- a CDS encoding cupin: MTVTPQASTPTSAQAQFFDYSSAANPLQKGLISRIPYRSFPASFFDGSGNELMPLDLSPELDCEGPATGPSLCGNFIRLDQASLRTHADATSQLFFVARGHGQTEACGQVFHWSEGDTFVLPAGGEAIHSSDSHAGLYWVHDAPLLRYLGVSTVKPVFEPCFYSHQDARAQLDAIASNPRGANANRVSVLLGNNAFPQTRTVTHTLWAMLGILPAGQVQRPHRHQSIALDFAVACQPGCYTMIGTELDENGMIRNGHREDWAAGAAFVTPPGYWHSHHNESGADAYVLPIQDAGLHTYLRTLDIAFSNRGRADLSNTP, encoded by the coding sequence ATGACGGTCACCCCACAGGCGAGTACCCCCACCAGCGCCCAGGCCCAATTCTTTGACTACAGCTCTGCAGCCAACCCCTTGCAGAAGGGTTTGATCAGCAGAATCCCTTATCGGAGCTTTCCCGCCAGTTTCTTTGACGGGAGCGGCAATGAGCTGATGCCGCTAGACCTCAGCCCGGAGCTCGATTGCGAAGGTCCGGCCACGGGTCCATCGCTCTGCGGCAACTTCATTCGACTGGACCAGGCGTCCTTGCGAACCCATGCAGATGCGACCAGTCAGCTGTTCTTCGTGGCCCGAGGCCATGGGCAAACTGAAGCCTGTGGTCAGGTTTTTCACTGGAGCGAGGGAGACACGTTCGTGCTTCCGGCAGGCGGCGAAGCCATTCACAGCAGCGACAGCCACGCCGGCCTGTATTGGGTGCACGATGCCCCACTGCTTCGTTATCTGGGCGTGAGCACCGTTAAACCGGTGTTCGAACCCTGCTTCTACAGCCATCAGGATGCTCGCGCGCAGTTGGATGCCATCGCCAGCAATCCCCGCGGAGCCAACGCCAATCGCGTAAGTGTGCTGTTGGGAAACAACGCCTTCCCGCAGACGCGCACCGTCACCCATACCCTCTGGGCCATGTTGGGAATCCTCCCCGCAGGCCAGGTGCAGCGCCCCCACCGACATCAGTCGATCGCCCTTGATTTTGCGGTGGCCTGCCAACCGGGTTGCTACACGATGATCGGCACCGAGCTGGACGAGAACGGGATGATCCGCAATGGGCACCGGGAAGACTGGGCAGCCGGCGCAGCCTTCGTGACACCGCCCGGTTACTGGCACTCCCACCACAACGAATCCGGAGCCGACGCCTACGTACTGCCGATTCAGGATGCAGGCCTGCACACTTATCTGCGCACCCTCGACATTGCCTTCAGCAACAGAGGCCGGGCTGACTTAAGCAACACCCCATAG
- a CDS encoding efflux RND transporter permease subunit, with amino-acid sequence MRSISQPFLRRPVLTVVCSLLILLAGCTALFGLGLEDLPPLAPTRVSVSANFPAASPEVVEQSVTRVLEQQLNGLEGVESISSTSRQGGASISLRFNAGDPELNAIKVQNEVNLASRRLPQAVTRQGLQVRRSSEDLLMILGFSHPPDQYVPTFLTGWLNQTLRDELLTTPGIGDVQIFGSSELSFRLWLDPQLLEQTNLTLGDVSRALAEQNVLAAIGSIGAAPVPAGQVLSLPVEAEGRLRSQSDFENLVLRRLDNGGLLRLKDVGRVALGQRNYGREAMNLAGERSVAVGIYQRDGANALDVSRAIKRKLQQLEASFPPGIELSMIVDVADTVQANLDRTFITLRDAVLLVLVVLVLFLGRWRLALIPGLAVPVALVGSLSLVKLSGSNLNSLILFGLVLATGIVVDDAIVVSEDIAGRIERGTPPEQAAEDAMAELATAVVATSLVLAAVFLPVLLIPGSIGRLYQPIALAISGAILFSTLNALSFTPMACARVLGPGGGRLPGAIGKLSRWLRQGMQTLQSKYAKQLEHWLQRRRRIALVLLSGLVITASGLAVMPTAFIPDDDQGQIRGYFTLPDGASLERSVAVMDDIRRVVSEEPLVRTGNFYAGSSFGQSGEDRGSFYLRLQPLKDRPGKEQSSNAIKRRLNRKMQQRIGDARVVLITPPTVRGFSSESGLSLELLDRSGGQLSLEQFGQVAQDFIQTAKATERFERVSTRFDASFPRWRLELDRNQLAALDLDYSATLREIGTAFGGRYIDDTYDDGRIRSIVLQLDGRERRRPEDLTGLMVRNRSGELVSVASLASLTREEGVNNIRHFGLNRAIRITAIPAPTVSSGEAINALTQAGDRIGGSNIGLAFTGLALEEQRAGQVTWVLFALGVTVVYLLLAALYESFIDPLIILLTVPLALLGALIGLKLRGLPLDVYGQMGLLVLVSLAAKNGILIVEFANQRIAAGLALHDAIVDAAVNRMRPILLTAVTSLAGFLPLLFAQGTGAASRISIGTVVFSGLLVASLLSLYVVPTVYLLLKRWRSA; translated from the coding sequence GTGCGGTCGATCTCCCAGCCGTTTCTTCGGCGGCCGGTTCTGACGGTCGTCTGCAGCCTGCTGATCCTTTTAGCGGGCTGCACGGCGTTGTTCGGCCTAGGGCTTGAGGATCTTCCGCCCCTCGCTCCCACCCGGGTGAGTGTGAGTGCCAACTTCCCGGCGGCTTCACCGGAGGTGGTGGAGCAGAGCGTGACCCGGGTGTTGGAACAACAGCTGAATGGCCTGGAAGGGGTCGAAAGCATCAGCTCAACCAGCAGGCAGGGCGGCGCCAGCATCTCGTTGCGCTTCAACGCGGGTGATCCCGAGCTGAATGCGATCAAGGTTCAAAACGAGGTGAACCTGGCCAGCCGACGGCTGCCCCAGGCCGTAACGCGCCAGGGGCTCCAGGTGCGGCGCTCCTCGGAAGACCTATTGATGATCCTGGGGTTCAGCCACCCACCGGATCAATACGTCCCCACCTTTCTCACGGGCTGGCTGAACCAGACCCTGCGGGATGAACTGCTCACCACACCTGGCATCGGTGATGTACAGATCTTTGGCAGCAGTGAACTCTCCTTTCGCCTGTGGTTGGATCCGCAACTCCTCGAACAGACCAACCTCACCCTTGGCGACGTCAGCCGAGCCCTGGCTGAACAGAACGTTTTGGCTGCCATTGGCAGCATCGGGGCTGCCCCAGTTCCAGCGGGCCAAGTGCTGAGCCTTCCGGTGGAAGCGGAAGGGCGACTTCGCAGCCAATCGGATTTCGAGAACCTCGTCTTGCGCCGGTTGGACAACGGCGGGCTGCTGCGCCTGAAGGATGTGGGACGGGTTGCCCTCGGACAGCGCAACTACGGACGCGAGGCCATGAATCTGGCTGGCGAGCGCTCGGTGGCCGTGGGGATCTACCAGCGCGATGGGGCCAATGCTCTGGACGTGAGCAGGGCGATCAAGCGCAAGCTGCAGCAGTTGGAAGCGAGCTTTCCCCCGGGCATCGAACTGTCGATGATCGTGGATGTGGCCGACACGGTTCAGGCCAACCTCGATCGCACCTTCATCACCCTGCGCGATGCCGTGTTGCTGGTGCTGGTGGTACTGGTGCTGTTTCTGGGCCGCTGGCGTCTCGCCCTGATCCCTGGCCTTGCTGTGCCGGTGGCGCTGGTGGGAAGCCTCAGCCTGGTGAAACTGAGCGGTTCCAATCTCAACAGCCTGATCCTGTTTGGGCTGGTGCTGGCCACCGGGATCGTTGTGGATGACGCCATCGTCGTCAGCGAAGACATCGCCGGACGCATCGAACGGGGCACACCCCCCGAACAGGCGGCCGAGGACGCCATGGCTGAGCTAGCGACGGCCGTTGTGGCCACCTCATTGGTGCTGGCAGCCGTGTTCCTGCCCGTTCTGCTCATTCCCGGATCGATCGGACGCCTCTATCAACCGATCGCCCTGGCCATCAGCGGAGCGATTCTGTTCTCCACCTTGAATGCGCTCAGCTTCACCCCGATGGCCTGCGCCCGGGTGTTGGGCCCAGGGGGCGGCCGTCTTCCTGGGGCCATCGGCAAGCTGAGCCGCTGGCTTCGGCAGGGCATGCAAACCCTGCAATCCAAATACGCGAAACAACTCGAGCACTGGTTGCAGCGCAGGCGACGCATCGCCCTCGTGCTGCTGAGCGGCTTGGTCATCACGGCCTCAGGATTGGCCGTCATGCCGACGGCGTTCATCCCCGATGACGACCAAGGTCAGATCCGCGGCTACTTCACACTTCCCGACGGCGCCAGCCTGGAGCGCAGCGTGGCCGTGATGGACGACATCCGACGCGTCGTGAGTGAAGAGCCCCTGGTGCGCACTGGCAACTTTTATGCCGGCAGCTCCTTCGGGCAAAGCGGAGAAGACCGTGGATCGTTTTACCTGCGCCTTCAGCCACTTAAGGATCGACCCGGCAAAGAGCAGAGCAGCAACGCCATCAAACGTCGTCTCAACAGAAAGATGCAGCAACGAATTGGTGATGCCAGGGTCGTGCTGATCACACCACCAACCGTGCGGGGCTTCAGCAGTGAATCAGGACTCTCCCTGGAACTGCTGGACCGCAGCGGAGGGCAACTCAGCCTGGAGCAATTCGGCCAAGTCGCCCAGGACTTCATCCAGACGGCCAAGGCGACAGAGCGGTTTGAACGGGTGAGCACCCGCTTTGATGCCAGCTTCCCCCGCTGGCGGCTGGAGCTCGACCGCAACCAACTGGCTGCTCTCGACCTCGACTACAGCGCAACGCTGCGGGAGATCGGCACCGCCTTCGGCGGCCGCTACATCGATGACACCTACGACGACGGTCGCATCCGCTCCATTGTTCTTCAGCTGGATGGCCGCGAGCGACGTCGTCCGGAGGATCTGACGGGTCTGATGGTGCGCAACCGCAGCGGTGAACTGGTGTCGGTGGCAAGCTTGGCCAGCCTCACCCGCGAGGAGGGCGTTAACAACATTCGCCACTTCGGGCTCAACCGGGCCATCCGGATCACGGCCATCCCCGCACCAACGGTCAGCAGCGGTGAAGCCATCAATGCCCTGACCCAGGCCGGTGATCGCATTGGAGGCAGCAACATCGGCCTGGCCTTCACGGGCCTGGCGTTGGAAGAGCAACGGGCTGGGCAGGTGACTTGGGTGCTGTTCGCCCTCGGCGTGACGGTGGTCTATCTGCTTCTTGCCGCTCTCTACGAGAGTTTCATCGACCCGTTGATCATCCTGCTCACGGTGCCATTGGCCCTGCTCGGAGCCCTGATCGGCTTGAAATTGCGGGGCCTTCCACTGGATGTTTACGGCCAGATGGGACTCCTGGTGCTGGTGAGCCTGGCGGCCAAAAACGGAATTCTGATCGTGGAGTTCGCCAACCAGCGGATTGCAGCAGGCCTGGCCCTACATGACGCAATTGTGGATGCGGCCGTGAACCGGATGCGCCCGATCCTGCTGACAGCGGTCACATCCCTGGCAGGTTTCCTGCCGCTTCTGTTCGCCCAGGGCACGGGAGCCGCCAGCAGGATCAGCATTGGCACCGTGGTGTTCAGCGGACTGCTGGTGGCCTCATTGCTGTCTCTCTATGTGGTACCAACTGTTTACCTGTTGCTGAAGCGCTGGAGATCGGCATGA
- a CDS encoding photosystem I reaction center protein subunit XI, translating to MTVTPAADPCVGNLATPVNSGYFIKGLINNLPLYRPGISPNFRGLETGAAFGYLLYGPFTICGPLRATEYQQTAGLLAAIGAVHILSLLFLLYNQPGKQPNIPPADVTVENPPADLFTRTGWADFTSGFWLGGCGGAVFAWFLCNTVHVQELFKIAAGVWSVG from the coding sequence ATGACCGTCACTCCTGCTGCTGATCCTTGCGTCGGCAACCTTGCGACACCCGTCAACAGCGGCTATTTCATCAAGGGTCTGATTAACAACCTGCCCCTGTACCGCCCCGGAATTTCTCCGAATTTCCGTGGTCTTGAAACCGGCGCAGCCTTCGGTTACCTGCTCTACGGCCCTTTCACCATCTGTGGTCCCCTGCGTGCCACGGAGTATCAGCAAACTGCTGGCCTGCTGGCTGCCATCGGCGCTGTGCACATCCTCAGCCTGCTGTTCCTGCTCTACAACCAGCCCGGCAAGCAACCCAACATCCCCCCTGCGGATGTGACGGTTGAGAATCCCCCCGCCGACCTGTTCACCCGCACCGGCTGGGCCGACTTCACCAGTGGTTTCTGGCTTGGCGGTTGCGGCGGTGCCGTTTTCGCCTGGTTCCTCTGCAACACCGTTCACGTTCAGGAGCTGTTCAAGATCGCTGCTGGTGTCTGGAGCGTCGGCTGA
- a CDS encoding photosystem I reaction center subunit VIII, giving the protein MTGDFAAAWLPAIFVPITGIVFPAVFIVLVGRVITAAE; this is encoded by the coding sequence ATGACTGGAGATTTCGCTGCTGCCTGGCTGCCTGCGATTTTCGTGCCCATCACCGGAATCGTGTTCCCCGCAGTGTTCATCGTCCTTGTTGGTCGAGTGATCACCGCTGCCGAGTGA
- a CDS encoding HEAT repeat domain-containing protein, whose product MQNVLLPGAVVLLTVVLWLRRKPVKPMLSSTDASRVAQINRAQLELVIEPAAEGEFADASLESWTAPTTPLERLALEHRLKADMEAGPEERLRAVRLAARWGHRSALPLLRQALRDSDARVVEEAAAAIAPFRGAPAAAPIRQPARPPRNVSRMR is encoded by the coding sequence ATGCAGAACGTTCTCCTCCCTGGTGCCGTCGTGCTGCTCACGGTCGTGCTCTGGTTGCGCAGGAAACCGGTGAAGCCGATGCTCTCCAGCACGGATGCCAGCCGTGTCGCACAGATCAACCGTGCTCAGCTGGAACTGGTGATTGAGCCTGCCGCTGAAGGGGAATTCGCCGATGCTTCCCTCGAGTCATGGACGGCGCCGACAACTCCCCTGGAGCGTCTTGCCCTGGAGCATCGCCTCAAGGCTGATATGGAGGCTGGCCCTGAGGAGCGCTTGCGCGCCGTTCGTTTGGCCGCCCGATGGGGACATCGTTCGGCTCTGCCCCTGCTGCGCCAGGCGCTGCGGGACAGCGATGCGCGTGTGGTGGAAGAAGCCGCCGCTGCGATTGCACCGTTCCGAGGGGCGCCGGCCGCTGCCCCGATCCGTCAGCCGGCGCGGCCGCCGCGCAACGTTTCACGGATGCGATAG